The following nucleotide sequence is from Apium graveolens cultivar Ventura chromosome 4, ASM990537v1, whole genome shotgun sequence.
CTAGGTAGAACAACAAGGGCTCCCGGCTCCAATTCTTGATATGGGGGAAATTCTAGCACAAAATCGGCCAGGGCTTGGCCTTTGATCGCAGTCcttggcttataatccacctcgaATTGGCCGAGCTCAACCGTCCACTTCAACATTCGACCAGAAGATTCTGGTCTATGCATCACTTGCCTGAGGGGGTAGGAGGTTCGCACTTCTATCTTATGTGCCTGAAAATAGGGCCTGAGTTTTCGGGAGGCCAGAATCAGAGCATACGCTAGTTTTTCGAGGCTTGTGTATCGAGTCTCGGCATCGGCTAGccttttactcacataatataccGGGAGCTGGACACCATCCTCCTCTCGGACTAATACCGCACTTATTGCAAAGTCGGAGACGGCCAAGTATAGGATCAAAGTTTCTCCTGCTCTTGGGTTGGACAACATGGGAGGGCTACTGAGATGCTTCTTTATGTTCTGAAAGGCTTCTTCACATTCTTCGGTCCACTTAAAGTTCCTCCCCACTCCTTTAATTGCTTTGAAGAACTCTTGGCATTTATCGGAGGATTTTGAGACGAAGCGGTTTAAGGCAGCCACTCGTCCCGTTAAGCTTTGAACATCCTTCACCCGTCGAGGGGATCTCATCTCGAGTAGGGCTTGTATCTTGGCTGGGTTGGCCTCAATGCCTCTATGGTtgacaataaatcccaaaaacttccccgattcaaccccaaacacgcatttctgggggttgagtttcattctgtactcccttaggatctggaacatttctgccaggtggcggacatgatccctcgcttctttcgatttcaccagcatgtcgtctacataggcctccatagtcttccccaattgatgtttgaacatcttattcaccagcctctgataggttgcccccgcattaaggagcccgaagggcatcccgatgtaacagtaaaggccccgatcagtaataaaggaggtgtgctcctgatctggcccatacatggggatttggttatatcccgaataagcatccataaaactaagcagcgcgtgcccagccgtggaatccaccagctggtcgattcggggtagaggaaagctgtccttcgggcaagctttgttcaggtcggtgaagtctacacatgtcctccacttgcCATTGGGCTTCTTGACAAGCACAGGATTGGCCAGCCACACGGGGTAGAAGGCTTCTCTCACAAGTCCTGCCTCCATTAATCTATCCACTTCTTCTTTGAGGGCCTCTGCCCTCTCTCCACTAATCGGCCGTCTCTTTTGCCTAACCCCCTTCTTTTTCGGGTCCAGGTTGAGCCGGTGGCACATGACATTTGGGTCAATCCCTATCATATCGgagtgtgaccatgcaaagacatccaaattCTCCCTTAGGAAGCGGGCTAGATCCTCTCTCAAGTTAGGACTTAGGTTAGAGCCTATTCTGAGTACCTTGGAGGGATCATTTGGGTCTACCAAGATCGGGATTGTGTCCTCTGCGGCCCCGGCCCTCTCGACCATTGAGGGCATTCTCGGGTCTAGATCTGCTTGAGCCTCGCTAGTTTTTTCCATTCCCGTGATTGCCAAACCTTCCGCATCCTTGAGCTCGGTTTGGTGGGCTTGGGTCGGGTTTATCAAGCGTTCAGAGGTCGCAGTTACAGTTCGAGTGATTCTGTCGGGTGGGTCCATAGTGGTTGTTTCTTTGTGTGCCCACTTCTCTCTCCTAAGTGTTGCAGTGATTTGTTCTgggctctcttcttcatcacttgctTCCTCTACAATCCCCTCTTGTATCAACATGATGGGCTGAGATGCTTCCATTAGTAAGGCCCCTGGGCGTGGTTCCACATGAATTCCCATGTGCTCGAAGTAGTTCTCGGGCAACTCCTCAATTGAAATCAAATTACAAGTCTCGTGGCCCTCAGGACGTATTCTTTTCCTGCCCTCTGCCTCTTCCATGGGGATGTCGCACTCACCTACTTCAGCTGTCTCCCTTGAGGCATTTCTTGACTCGGCCGCTTTGAGTGCCTGGTTGTAGCAGACCCTGGATTCGTATTGACAGCTCTTCAAGATGCCTACCCCCGTGGGGGTTGGGAATTTTATCGTCATATGATGgatcgaggtcaccatcctcattgccctcataaggggtctgcccactataacattgtaggcacaaggctggtctacgactgtaaacatagcgatctgggtggccacatgaggctcctctcctatggtcaccgggagtcgaattgtccctttcactccgatcgagtctcccgtgaacccgtacaggtgcccacctgttgaggttaattctctatccaataatcccagttttttgtaggcatcataagtcaaaacatcagccgagctcccggtgtccaccattgctcggtgaacattcaccgtcccaatcttcatttttatgactAGGGCATCGGTATGAGGGTAATGCACCCATTTTGCATCATTCTCTTTAAACACGATATCATCGACCTCCCTTTCAAAGAGTTCCGGGGGCCTTTGGCTTAGATGATTGACGTTGGTGAGCGGCTTGTCCTTTGCTTCCCGGGCATATCTGTCCATCGCCTTCCGGCTGTCTCCACCAATgtgagacccgcctagaataatatgaataCTACCAGCCCGAGGGACCCTTTCTTTGTCTTCTGGGGGTGGAGGAGGGACGGTATGATAATCCGTCCTGTGTCTTCGAACCTCCTTGACAACCCACTCCGTAAGCTTCCCTTGTCTAATCAAAGTCTCGATCTCATCCTTTAGTTGTCTACAATCAGCGGTATCGTGTCCGGTGGCCTCATGGTATGCACAATACTTCGAAGTGTCTCTTTTATTATAGTCTGTGAGAGGAGTTGCCTTCCTGAATACCCCCTTCCCCACATATGTAGCATATATGTGGTCGATAGAGGCTACCAGAGGGGTGTGTGTCTGCCATTTGCTTGTATAAGGCCTTCCCGAATCTTTAGTGGTCTCTTTGCCACGGGCAGACTTTTTCGGGCTCGAACTACGCCGATACGTCTTCCTCCTTTCATCAGGGCTTGAGGATCGGTCCCTCTTGTCTCGATAGCTTTCGCTGATTTTCAGCTCTCTCATCGATTTCTCTACCCTCTTGAAGGGTTCGGCTTGCTCATAGAACTCGGCCAAGGTCCTCGGCTCACTCGCTTGGAGGCTTTTCCAAAATTTTGATCCTTCTTTCAGCCCTGCTATCAAGAAATTTTTGATGATCTCCTCACTGGCTCCTCTCACCTTCGGGACCTCGGCGTTGAACCGACGAAAGTATTCTGCCAAGGGCTCCCCCTCCCTTTGCTTGATGTTGGCTAACGTGGCCACAGGAGGCGAATAGTGGAGGGTCGACTGAAATTGTCTGACGAACAAGTCCTCCAATTGCCTCCACGTTCTTATGCTAGCCGGTcccaacttggagaaccattgttgggcactacCTCTGAGTGATGCCGCGAAGACTCTGCAACGGGTCATCTCCGGCACCTGATAGACTTCCATCTCAGTGTTAAATTGAATAAGGTACTCCGCCGGGTCGGCTTCGCCGTTGAATAGAAGGTCGGGGTTGTGCCTAAACACCCGAGGTAGGGGGGATGATCGGATAGCAGTCGTAAACGGAGAGGGGGCAGCCGAGGCAGGGGGCCCTCTCTTCTCTTGCTCCATCTCATCTAAGATCCTTCTCAGGTCCCTTACTCTAACAACTTCTCCTTCCCTGTCACCACCCGCATTACTCGAATGGTGTGAGCCCTGAGGTCGTTCGCGGCGTCCCCCTCCCCCAGCTCGGTCCTGCGACTCCTCTTCACGATTGTATCTGCGTCTATGTCGCTCCTCCCTCCTGGGTGAGGTGTGTTGACGTCTTTCCGGAGGGGTCGTTGCCCGTTCCCTTTTCGAGCCTCTTTTATCCACGggctctttctcttctctctccttcttacaaTTCTCCAATTTGAGCCTGAGGTCATGCTCGCTTAGCTTTCTACCCACTCGGTCTAGCACGCTAGTTGACCTTGCCTCAGATGAAGCTGGCTTCGGCCCCGATCTCGTAGAGATCTGGCTGCCCCGCTCATCATGGCCTTGGGGTATATCTTCCTTTTCACGTGATGTCTCTTTCTTCTGTTTGGTCTCGGTTGCCACGTCATCAAAATCGTGGATCAGCTTCTTCTGAGGGCCTTTGCCCTTCCAGCTATGCTGTGAGACCTTGAGGCGGCGCGCCTTACGCTTGGCGTTCCGGACCGAGCTTCTTTCTACCTTTGACATTCGGGCGTTGATCTGATTCATCTGATCGGCCAGCCCTTCCAGATACGTCATCACAGCCTGCCCGTCCACGGTTGCAATTGGTGGAGGTGGCGCCTGATTCTCTGGGGGCGTGTGTTCGAAAGTAGGGTCCTTCTTGCCTCCGCTCCCTGGTGTCGTCGCTTGCTTGCTTTCTTTGATCATCTTTCTCCCTAAGATGAACggccccctccttctagcgccaaatgttatagggagaatttcgtataacaatattgtggaggttaatgggcggaacaaagatcaaggacggtgtttgagggcggaggaaggttgtttggtggtggctgagcttgtatgtggactccttaagaaagaatagggtttgttattctccgtcaagtgtcgactcatgtctcatacaagtgcctacgtaccctatttataggaatcaagcctcacgtagttcttggggaacaagtcacgtaggctagggttaggactcttcagcccgtgtagccaagcccacgataaagtcaggccttcagccaattagtcacgtaaatctcgatcggctccacacgcttcctacaatctcgcggcatctccgcaatccttcccgtgattgtaggaacaacccgtgtcgatcccgaaatctacgagcaactcagtcatctatgagtcactttccatgttgtacacaaagtctttcgatgcggcccggcctggtcacctcggcccgcaccgccttcaaacaataaatataatcttacctctgtttctataagatgtgggctcatgagctcagcccgcgtatgggcagctaagcccacctcgcatgaaggcacctgagcccacctcgcgtgggcacaaccgagctcggctcgcatatgagagcccaaatgacaaatatgagctcaccttacatgtgtgagcccagctcgcatgtcctcacttgagcccagctcgcatgtttgagcccagctctcatatcatgagcccagctcgcatgtaaactcagctcgcatgttacgagcccagcccgcatgtgaacCCAGCTCACATGTtgcgagcccagcccgcatgtgctggcccaagtcatataaatccatggttctagcccacacacaagagtccagctatttaatgcacccacagggacctgtttagggcccatggccgaaaACGGGCATAACACCCTCAGAATTCGAGGAAAACATATACTCGGAAAGTCATGCACATAATAGAAGAAGCCCCGAAGCAGACAAAAATTAAGGTGTCGCTGATATTTAAGATTTTGATCCGGAAGAAGTAAAATTTCCTCGCGGTATTACTTTGATCCTATCTCTTATAATAAGAAATAACCAAGTGAAAATGATGCATTAGTGGATAACTTATTCTACAATATGTTCATCAGAATGTGGTCATTGTGATTGTGTCGTTCATGCGAAGGTCAGAGTAGTGGTGTGGAGTTCATGAACTGCTATACTCCATGTTTAACCTAGAGGGAAATATAAGCTCATACACTTCTTTTCATCCATCCGATGACTTTTCTTACAATGTGGATAATAATGTAAGTATCTTCTATTTAATACAATTAAGGTATAAAATTGTACGTTGACTAATTCACTAATATAATATTTACTCATTTTTATGTGTCAGATTGTGTTAGCGCCAATGGAATGCAGGAGACTACTATAAAGACTATGAAAACTTTATTTATGAAAATAACAATTCCCATGAGGGAATTAAACTCATGAAAATGATCTTTTCTCTCTTATTTTATCCAAGTTATCCGATCTCTTTAAAGTAACGAGATATCAAGAATTTATAGGAAAGTCCTGGTAAGCTTTCCTAATTGGGCTTTCTAATTTTCCTATTGGCCATCTTTTGTCTTCTATTTGGGCTTTCATGGCCCAACAGGACCGTGATGCAcattcaaaaaaattcaaaatagtctctctctctctctctctctctctctctctcctctctcagtTAACAACGGTCACGTTACTTTGTATTCAAAGATTAATATATAAATCGGTACACCACAAACCCTCTCAAACATAATACTTATATTGATAAAAAAATTACTCTACATTTGAAATTTGAGAAATGGCGAGTTCAGAGGAATATGATTACGTCGAATCGGAGAATGATTCATATGATTCAGACGATGATCCAATGTTTGATATTCTTCGAGAAAGTCAATCTAAACTTTCTAAGCTCTCAATTAACAACAATACTAATTCAAGGTTTTCTATTCTTTTCCATTTTTATCATTGTATAATCCCCCTCTTTCGTTTCAATTGTGTTGATTATATGTTTTTGTACAAAAATGAAGCATCTGTAGTGATGTGGACAACGAAACTCCGGAATCCCCCGAAAATGATTATGAAATTGTTCTGAAATGTATCCAAGGTAATGCCTATTAACTGTTTGTGTTTATGTCGTGAATATTCGGGTGAATTTTTACGTTCGTGCTTCATTTCTCGTATGATGTAGCTGGTCAGCTAGATAAATTTAAGGTAGATCAGTGTAAGCTTTATCTAAGGAAACATGGACTCAGATTGACTGGTAAAAAGGATATTCTCATTCACCGCATCAAGGAACATCTCGAGTACGATTTATATCCTCCCTTTCTCTTTATTTTGGGCGAATTTATCCCGTGTCACATTTTTAAGAGTATTAGTTCTCCAACTATTTACCTTCGCCTTCAGTATTGTCAATGGCAGTGGAGAAACTAAGTATCCGCCATCAAGTTTTACGGTCAACTGTAAAGGTATATTACAATGTGCAAATTCCaaactcttgaaattgataaTGTACTTCTCATCTACTTTACCACGTACTTTGTATATAAACAGATTGTAGAGGCTTGAGTCTACTTATATGAGTACTTTTTTTGTCGCCATTTTATTTAGTTTGGAGTGTGATCAAATAACTTCGTTTTGTATAATTCCTTATAAATTATGTCTTTGATTATTGGTAGGTGATGCATGCATGGGGGATGTTGTAATGTTTGAACAAACGGTTTATGAAATGTAAGTCATTAGCTGCTCTCCCTGGTTTATTGTGATAGTTTGATGTAACATGAGTATCATAATTTTTATCTTTTGTGTAACCCATAAAATGAACTGCAACTTATAATTTGTTGGCTGCTTGTTGATTGTTTCACAGGTTTAACATTGCATCGAGGAGCTCTGTCGGTCCTCCTTGTGGGACAAGGATTGTAGCAGGACGCATTGTTAAAGAAAGCTATGGTGCTGCTAAGCAACAACACACATTTACAGTAAGCTTGTCTTATCACGCTTAGTTTTGCTATGAAAGTTCTTGGACTTGTGAATGTTGTATTTTCCAGTTCTATGTTTTTCTTGCTGAACGTAATTTTTTTTACAACTCCTTGCCAATTTGTTTTTCTTTTCCTATTATCAATTTTCTTCTAGTTTTCAAAAACAATTATATGTCAGTATAGTACTTGATAGAGGTGATAAGAGTTTGACGGAATCCACCCTCAGCATTCTCATTATTAATTTGTTCTATATCTAAAGGCTCGTACTGTGTATAAATTTCTCCATTTGTTAACAACTCTGACTAGGTTGAAGTCTTATGGAGCAAAGGTGTGAGACCACACCCTCCACTTCATCCTCTTCTCATCAAGGGCAGAAATCTCTACAAGTTGAAAACAATGAGACAGGTTTATTTATTATCATTCAAAGTTCGATTATTTTACTGGGTACAGATTCGTACATCAAGTATGTTAACTAATTTATAAAGCTAATCCCAGAAATGGCAAGATGAAGGGGAGAGGCAAAAGATATTGTTGGAAAAACACAATAGAGGGTCTATTGCTCGCTTGAATAGGGACACTCGAATGCAAGAAAAGGAAGCGAAGAAGATGCTAAAAACAAATAGGTAGGTGCCCGTGACTGTCTTACATAAGTTGCTTGCGTGTTGGTTCAACTTGTAGAGATTTGCTACTTCTTCAATACTCTTACAATTTCTGATATATAAAACTTGTCTATCTTAGGTTATTGAAGTCGGAAAATCAGAACCAGAAAAGAAAAGAGACAAAGACATCACATACCCCAGTGCCTCTGGCAACTAACTCAATGACAGAGAATCAACTGAAAAAACAGCATAATCTGCATCCAATGTATCAGGTCCTGCCTAATAATAATGTAGCAATTACTGGGATGCAGCCATTAGTGCAGAAGAAATGCCAGTTCCCAGGACCATCAGAAGCCTCTTACGGAAGAGCAACTTCATTCTTTCCAAATGCAAATGTGGCTCCAGAAAGGTTTTGGAATCGACAAGTCTTGGCCAACATAAATCAGAACTCTCATGGTTATCAACACAACATGATCCATAACCAAGGTCAAGTGCCATTTCTGCTAGAAAGAACAAGTGCTACTTCAACAGAAAATCCATACCAGAAACAAATGAATGAAAGAAGACAGCTCTGCAGACACTTTGCTCGAGGAAGGTGTTACTACGGAGAGCAGTGCAAGTTCCTTCATGAATGTTGAAGTGAGTGGCTCAAATGATTACGGTCATGCAAAGCATATATTGATGACATTATGctatttatattaaaatagaaTTGCAGAATTTTTTCTAGTACAACAATGCAATTCATTTCAAGAGAAGGCAGATCCCCCTGTGTTTTGAAGGGCAAAGGAAGGGCAGTTTGTGTGAAAAAACTTCATTCCCTTTTCAAAATCTTCAAATTGAAAATTGTGAAGAACTAAACAAAAGTTTAAGAAATCTGCTTATGGCTTTCTAGGTACTTATGCTTGATTTTCTTGATATAATGTAACTAATGAGTGCTAGCCTGCTAGTTATGTTAATGTGAATGCAGAGAAAGGTTTTAAAAAAATGGTGAATGCAGAGAATTCATTGAATTATAACCATTACAAGGCTTTCCCTGTTTTTTGGTAATTTAGCAGTGAATtttttatttaacaaaaaaaaattactTGATATTTTTAATAAACATTTTTTAGATCAATTCGATACCTCTATCATTATTACTAATGAAAAATATATaagtaataataatatatatagtatatacATGAAAACTTATATGATAATTTGTTACATGAATATTAcacataaataaaaaaaaatattgataaataaaaaaatttagaaatgTAAAGAAAAAACCTGGATAGAGATATGAGTAACAAGAAAGCCAAACACGGCCTAAAAATTTATCATCATAATCTTGCTGAGGATAGAGAAGCTCCACTGAACACATAGCAAAGAGTGTCAGCTAAAGCTAGCTAATCCAAGTAATGGCGGTGGTGCTCCGCTGCTTCTCCGTCCTCCCTCCTAATTCCGGCCATATTCGCCGGAAAACTCATCTTTCTGGTCAGCAAATGTACTCCCTTAAatttttgcaagttattattAAGATAGATAATAGTACTATTTTCACTTTGTGTTAGATAATTATTGCAACTTTGTTTAGATGTGATTGCGTGCCTCTTAGATGTCTAACAACTAACTTATTAATTATCAGGTGAGGTGAATTCTGTTTTGTTAAAACTCAATAAGGTGTTGCTGCCATCGATAATTACTTCCGAGACGAGAGTTCGGAAACATTTGGATCTGCTACAAGATTATAATAAACTCCAACCAATGTGCTTGGTTGATTTTATGCCAAAATGTTTCGATACATCAGGTAATATGGTGAGTCATCCCCATGACATAATATACTAGTTAATTCATGTTATTCATTGTGATCTTGTTGTTTGGACAAGTAAGTTTATGTAGAAAATGCCTTAGAATCGATTCACGTTATTAATTTAGTGACAATGAATTATCTTATTTGTTTTCACGGTAGCAAATGCTTCCAATTATTTAACTCTGTTCACATTACGATTTAGTTTAATTAGGGAAAACTATAATGGTCCTATATTCACATCGCTGCTTTGTTTGATTTGGCAGATAAGGTCCTCCGTATTGGCACTTACTATTACTAATGCCCTGATGTTATATACTCCTCTTCAAGCCCTGGCTGAAACATGCGAAAGTGAGAGATCTGTGTTTGAGATGCCTTTACTGCTGTTTGTAGCGCTTGTTGGAGCCACTGTTGGAGGTAAGGTACCACTGATTATTTTTATCCTGTAGATGCTTGTTGACTAAAGACATTGCACCTGAATGTAGAATACAAATTCAGTAGTTTCCTGGAAAGCGATAACACTTCTTTTTTGCGAATTTTGTGTAATACAGGCTTCGTAAACTGTTTTATAGCTGGCCTAAGAAGCAATCAGCAATGTTTGTTCAGAGTGCTAGTCATGACTGTCAAAAAAAAATATGAGAGTTGTAACCTGATccatttattataattttttgctGCTTTCCACGTGATTGTCATTTCCAAGTTGGTTGTTTGAAGTCTTGGATGAAAATATACTCGTGTTTCATTCTTGCTAATTCATTTGTTCTCTGATTACTTATGAAAGGATCCATCAGGCTATATATTATGCATTAAAATTTTCCCCCTCGAGTTCTCTCTTTTATAAGAGTGTGTTCACTACTCTATAACAATAGCAATTGTCAGCTCAGCGGTTTGCATGTTGTAGGATTACTTGCAAGACAAAGGAAGGGAGAACTGAAACGTGTTAATGAACAGCTTCGCCAAATTAATGCAGCTTTAAGAAGGCAAGCTAAAATTGAATCTTATGCACCTGCTTTGAGTTATGCTCCTGTTGGTGCTAAAATACAGGAAAATGAAGTCATAGTTGATCCGAGGAAGCATGAGTTAATATTCCACCTGAAAAATGGAAAGAATTTTCTGAGAAACCAAGATCCGGAGAAGGCATATGTTGAATTTAAAACTGCCCTTGAGCTTGCTCAGAATCTCAAGGATCCAATAGAGGAAAAAAAGGCTGCTAGAGGCTTAGGTTAGTCCAACTCTGCTTCAAATTTTCAAATTCCATCATCGTTTATGTATCATGTAGTTAATGATATTGGTATAATACATGGTATGTTTATTCTTTTTAGTAAATTAATGTTCCATCTGAATTTGTTTAAAGCAAGGGAAAATTAGTAAATATGATGCAATCTCATGGTCGTTTTCATCATTCCAAAATAATGATTTAAAACAAAATCAAGTGTACGTATTAcgctgtcaaaatttgatcccAACTTGTTAATTCGAGCCAAAATTTTGTAAAAGATATTAGTCTATACTTCCTGTTCCTATCTCTTAATGTTGCTTTGATTCGTGTTATTTTCGTATTTGGAGATGTACACAAGTTTAAGTTTGAGTGGAGCTCTGATTCTCTTATTTCGTATCTTAGGAGCTTCACTTCAAAGGCAAGGAAAATACCGTGAAGCCATTATATACCACTCTATGGTTCTCTCAATTTCTGATAGAGAAAATGAAGATTCTGGAAATACGGAAGCATATGGAGCAATAGCTGATTGTTATACTGAGCTTGGTGACTTGGAGCGAGCTGGTGTATATTATGATCAGTATATTGCAAGGTTGGAAACGGATTAACTTGAAGTTTTTTGCAAGAATTTATCTCTTTAGTTTCGAGTAATTTGTGGGAAATTTTGTAGATGTAACAGTATGGCTTCATGAGAATGATCATTACCTAATCATTTTGTGTTGCGTGAGCTATTCAGTGCATTATATGCTAATTAATCCAAGAGAAAACCAGTGGTCTGGTCTCTCATTTTTATTGTAGCCAAGTCATCATCAAAGACTTGGGGTGCATTGGTAGAAAAAACATTCAATGAGGCTTTCCAAATcacaataaaatatattattctagACTTCTTTTTTAAGGCCTAGAGAATATGTTTGTGGCATCAAGGATTGACATAAGTTTGCACTTGTATGAATCCagaaatattaatatcaatacaGCACACAAACAAATTCGCTGCTGACATTATTTTTATGGGTTGAATATCAAGGTGGTCACTCGAATGACCGCCATATATCAgtttaattatcaaaattaacggggtatcatttgagtcactaaagtcataataaatatcatactgataactcaaaatatgtgctcgagaattaaaatttattttatagagttctatatatttttcttcaatcctattacaaccaaatgacaatgtatgaattctagtattttctataatataataagattttttaaaatttatctactatttatttttaattttgtagtcatttgctttatttaaataaaaataattagtagacaaatttttaaaaatatcaaaaaatcatctaaaatactatgaattcgtaacttttcatttggttgtaataagattcgaaaaaaatgtttagaactccataaaataaattttaattctcgaacacatattttgagacatctgtttgatatttattattactttagtgatccaaatgataccccgttaagtttgatgattaaactgatatatgaccttaagttgagtgaccactttgatatttaacccttaTTTTTATTATGAATACGACTCACAGACGACACACCTTTGCGTCATTATGTTCGCGAAGCCTTTCCCTGTTTACTTTCCCAAACTAACCTATTTTGTTCAATTTTTTCCAAAATGACCTATTTTTTTCAACTCTTCCCAAACTAACCTACTTTTTATATTTTCTAACTTTTagttataattataatttatacattattattaaattatatatatgctgaattaattttttaatataacatttttaataataaataaaattaaaatacagTAATTCATTAATACTTGGTTAAATATAATgcatattttatttttttttatattttgtttCGCATATTTCTTGTTTGAGAAAACTTGTTTGGACAACCACACTACATTATTGATATCAGATATGATCAAATATGAAATCTGGACAACCAATAGAAATGAAGATATTGAGATAATGTTTTAtctttaaaatttaataaaatatctAAAAGTTGGTTGATATCAATGTAATCTTGACAACCAATCAAAACACAAAACAAAATTACTCTTATCATATCTCTAAAATGCCTATATATACAAACCAATCTACAACAAATAAATTATAGAAAAACAAAGCAAATTAATTTGCAGATGGATAATGAGAGTTTTCTAGATATGATGGAAAGAGCAAATGCAGTATTCAATTTAAGTGAAACTGATCATTTAATCTCTCCACACGAGTCCAAAAGTGATGAAACTAATGGTGAAGATGGAGATAATCTCAATTCAgattcaacaagttctgatggtgaAGAAGGAGACAATCAAAGCGCAGCAGTCGGAACACATGTACCTACCGCCCCATGGTTTACAACATAGGCTTTTACTAATAATTCAGGTGATTTTTCTAGTGCCTCTAGTGTTAATACTCTTGATAGTACTATTTTTGAAGGTCAGTGTTTTGAAGATAAGCAATCTGCCATCGATTCAATTAAGTCTGATCACATAAGGGAGTCTATAAATTACCGTGTCGTAAAAAGTACTCCAACATTG
It contains:
- the LOC141718226 gene encoding uncharacterized protein LOC141718226; this translates as MIKESKQATTPGSGGKKDPTFEHTPPENQAPPPPIATVDGQAVMTYLEGLADQMNQINARMSKVERSSVRNAKRKARRLKVSQHSWKGKGPQKKLIHDFDDVATETKQKKETSREKEDIPQGHDERGSQISTRSGPKPASSEARSTSVLDRVGRKLSEHDLRLKLENCKKEREEKEPVDKRGSKRERATTPPERRQHTSPRREERHRRRYNREEESQDRAGGGGRRERPQGSHHSSNAGGDREGEVVRVRDLRRILDEMEQEKRGPPASAAPSPFTTAIRSSPLPRVFRHNPDLLFNGEADPAEYLIQFNTEMEVYQVPEMTRCRVFAASLRGSAQQWFSKLGPASIRTWRQLEDLFVRQFQSTLHYSPPVATLANIKQREGEPLAEYFRRFNAEVPKVRGASEEIIKNFLIAGLKEGSKFWKSLQASEPRTLAEFYEQAEPFKRVEKSMRELKISESYRDKRDRSSSPDERRKTYRRSSSPKKSARGKETTKDSGRPYTSKWQTHTPLVASIDHIYATYVGKGVFRKATPLTDYNKRDTSKYCAYHEATGHDTADCRQLKDEIETLIRQGKLTEWVVKEVRRHRTDYHTVPPPPPEDKERVPRAGSIHIILGGSHIGGDSRKAMDRYAREAKDKPLTNVNHLSQRPPELFEREVDDIVFKENDAKWVHYPHTDALVIKMKIGTALKAAESRNASRETAEVGECDIPMEEAEGRKRIRPEGHETCNLISIEELPENYFEHMGIHVEPRPGALLMEASQPIMLIQEGIVEEASDEEESPEQITATLRREKWAHKETTTMDPPDRITRTVTATSERLINPTQAHQTELKDAEGLAITGMEKTSEAQADLDPRMPSMVERAGAAEDTIPILVDPNDPSKVLRIGSNLSPNLREDLARFLRENLDVFAWSHSDMIGIDPNVMCHRLNLDPKKKGVRQKRRPISGERAEALKEEVDRLMEAGLVREAFYPVWLANPVLVKKPNGKGIEANPAKIQALLEMRSPRRVKDVQSLTGRVAALNRFVSKSSDKCQEFFKAIKGVGRNFKWTEECEEAFQNIKKHLSSPPMLSNPRAGETLILYLAVSDFAISAVLVREEDGVQLPVYYVSKRLADAETRYTSLEKLAYALILASRKLRPYFQAHKIEVRTSYPLRQVMHRPESSGRMLKWTVELGQFEVDYKPRTAIKGQALADFVLEFPPYQELEPGALVVLPSTEEVGLERQNSAPWWSLYVDGASNGDGAGAGIELISPEAHKIRRATHLAFHATNNDAEYEALINGLKLALEMKVENLNVFSDSMIVVYQINGGYQAKGPRTELYLKCAQRIIARFNEVRLELIPRGQNEGADELAKLGSRRESTLLGTVPLDIQRQPSVPEHEVGSLSNELGPTWMTSILAYIREGSLPDEKNEARRIKYKAARYVIYDEILYRRGFSVPLLKCIHGEECNYILRELEEKKGAWPEELAQVLWSYNTTPRTTTGETPFSLVYGCEAMVPVEVGAGSFRRDNYDSEANEVNHRLYLDMIEETREEAQIRIAAYQQRTARHYNSKVRARTFKVGDLVLRRVMPNTKVLAP
- the LOC141717592 gene encoding zinc finger CCCH domain-containing protein 62-like, whose protein sequence is MASSEEYDYVESENDSYDSDDDPMFDILRESQSKLSKLSINNNTNSSICSDVDNETPESPENDYEIVLKCIQAGQLDKFKVDQCKLYLRKHGLRLTGKKDILIHRIKEHLDIVNGSGETKYPPSSFTVNCKGDACMGDVVMFEQTVYEMFNIASRSSVGPPCGTRIVAGRIVKESYGAAKQQHTFTVEVLWSKGVRPHPPLHPLLIKGRNLYKLKTMRQKWQDEGERQKILLEKHNRGSIARLNRDTRMQEKEAKKMLKTNRLLKSENQNQKRKETKTSHTPVPLATNSMTENQLKKQHNLHPMYQVLPNNNVAITGMQPLVQKKCQFPGPSEASYGRATSFFPNANVAPERFWNRQVLANINQNSHGYQHNMIHNQGQVPFLLERTSATSTENPYQKQMNERRQLCRHFARGRCYYGEQCKFLHEC